From Candidatus Zixiibacteriota bacterium:
CGCAAAATACTTGCCGACACCTTGAGCCCCGACCTCGCCAAACAGATGGGAGAAGAACGACGGCGAATAGCGCAGATTGACGTGATAGAAGAGCTCGGGAAGGCCGGCCATTTCCTTATCCGCCAGATCGGCGATGGCGCCGGGGCGGCCATAATGGACGGAGTCGATGGTGTACTCGACATAGCGGTTACGCATGATCGTCAGTGCGGCTTGTAGATCAAGTCCGGAGCGCAGACTCGCGACTACTTCAAGCTCCAGTCCCAGACGCCGGGTCTTGCCCGAAGTGAAATAGAAGCGACCACCGCGGTACGGTACGATGTCATTTCTGACTGTAATCCAGTAGAGTGCTCCGCCGCAGCTCACCTGCTCAACCGGCGCGTCCGGACCGAACGATCTCGTGTGCCGGCTGCCCACTTCAATCGTCGAGGAGCGAATCGGATCGAGGAGCGGGTTGATCGCGGTGACGGTATCGAGACCATCGGTACCGGCCGGGTCGGTTTCGTTGCCGGCCGGGACTTCGATGCCGCCGCCGAGAGCGGCGTAGAGTTGATCTTCGGCGCCGATGTGGTAAGTCACGCCAACTCTGGGCGTGAGCCCGGTGAACGACTTGCGCGCGTTCAATTGCGGCGCCAGGTGGTCATCGTAGTAGTAGGTAACATCGTCGAAGCGGGCACCCAAGGTGATGACGAGCCGTTCCGCAATCGTAAGTTGATTCTCGGCGAACACGCCGAAGTTGTTTGCACCCTCGCGTTTGTCACTGGCGATCGTGTCGCCGCGCCGGCCGTCCTGAAGATTATAGAAGAGAATCGCGCCATCCTGATACGCTTCATCGAGCCCCGCCATGACGACATTTTCACAGGAGGCGCCGAGTCGGGCGGAATTGCGGTAGAGCACACTGCCACCGAAATGAATGCGCGTGAAGTCGCGAAACGTATTTCGTTCGGAGCGTTGCAGGTACTTTGGATTGACAAACACCGACGCGATGACGCCATTGCGATCGTTGAGTTGATGCTCCAGCCGGAGTCCGAGGCGGCCCAGCCGATTGAAGCGACGTTCGTCACGCTGGACATAGGTCGGTTTGAAATCCAGAGTATCATCCTGGGCGCGGCTTGGATCGGTCGCAAATTGCGCGCGCGTGAGCGGGCCGGGGATACGAAACTTGTTTGCGGCCGCGGCCAGGTA
This genomic window contains:
- a CDS encoding TonB-dependent receptor; the protein is MTAKTKADTDMSIASRFIGRLPTAVGVLAVVSCLVLTGTSQASELPDTAAIPMPPVIVTAGRLPQLVLTAPLAYDILRPGSDSPHRGNGLNELLATVPGVLAQSRSGSQDVRITIRGFGARGAGERSNAGTSRGVRILLDGFPETEPDGRTSFDLIDPAVYSSVEVVRSNASSLWGNASGGVVNISTIPDFTEPYLRTQASFGDFGFHKEVVTAGLFVGQAKLDIALVNSGFDGWRAHSASSRKLLNLALASVLGPRTALEVYLAAAANKFRIPGPLTRAQFATDPSRAQDDTLDFKPTYVQRDERRFNRLGRLGLRLEHQLNDRNGVIASVFVNPKYLQRSERNTFRDFTRIHFGGSVLYRNSARLGASCENVVMAGLDEAYQDGAILFYNLQDGRRGDTIASDKREGANNFGVFAENQLTIAERLVITLGARFDDVTYYYDDHLAPQLNARKSFTGLTPRVGVTYHIGAEDQLYAALGGGIEVPAGNETDPAGTDGLDTVTAINPLLDPIRSSTIEVGSRHTRSFGPDAPVEQVSCGGALYWITVRNDIVPYRGGRFYFTSGKTRRLGLELEVVASLRSGLDLQAALTIMRNRYVEYTIDSVHYGRPGAIADLADKEMAGLPELFYHVNLRYSPSFFSHLFGEVGAQGVGKYFADDLNSITVSAHNLVNVRFGLNDVSLVRRKVSLSVAASVENLTDQRYAASVYINPDRGRISGAPVYLEPGLPRNLAITTSLKWNL